From Populus trichocarpa isolate Nisqually-1 chromosome 19, P.trichocarpa_v4.1, whole genome shotgun sequence, a single genomic window includes:
- the LOC7498145 gene encoding exocyst complex component EXO70B1 — MAAENGEEKLIAVARHIAKTLGHNESMAEDILQIFSNFDGRFSREKFVDKLTTAGQEEDLRALDHTIKSLQRQISHYVAAEHSIWSDSADSSAFLDCLDELISTVRELSGSIYAEAYLSSAEDLLQQAMFRLEEEFRLLMERGGESFELPRSYKNGNGVLTENNSNNLLYDDSDEDDHDDSDSEIPVAQPISNYDVIIDALPSGIVNDLHEIAKRMVVSGYRKECLHVYGSCRREFLEESMSRLGLGKLSNEEVQRMQWNELEVEIDKWIKAANVSLRILFPSERRLCDRVFYGFGSVNDSSFMEVCRGAVVQILNFADAVAIGSRSPERLFMVLDLFETMRDLMPEFEYNFSDQYCLVLRNDALGLWKRLREAIRGIFMELENLIRRDPAKAPVPHGGLHPITRYVMNYLRAACGSRESLELVFEESVSVVPSKDSTSSSLSVQMEWIMELLESNLEVKAKIYGDAALCSVFLMNNGRYIVQKVKDSELGSLLGDDWIRKHTAKIKQYISSYQRSTWNKLLGVLRADCSPVGANVGGKSMSMKDRIRAFNSQFEEIYKSQSRWIIFDEQLRNELRISLSNLVLPAYRNFIAMLQNAPDVGRHADRYIKYNLEDIDTRINELFQGGNGSAGGRK; from the coding sequence ATGGCGGCAGAGAACGGAGAGGAGAAGCTGATCGCCGTAGCACGCCACATAGCGAAAACGCTTGGCCACAACGAGTCAATGGCAGAAGATATCTTGCAAATCTTCTCCAACTTCGACGGCCGTTTTTCTCGCGAAAAATTTGTCGATAAATTGACAACGGCAGGACAGGAAGAAGATTTGAGAGCTCTTGACCATACTATCAAGTCCTTACAACGTCAGATCTCCCATTACGTCGCCGCCGAACACTCGATCTGGTCTGACTCCGCCGACTCATCCGCCTTCCTCGACTGTCTCGACGAGCTAATCTCTACTGTCCGTGAACTCTCCGGCTCCATTTATGCCGAAGCGTATCTGTCAAGCGCGGAGGATCTTCTTCAGCAGGCTATGTTTCGGCTGGAAGAAGAGTTCCGTCTGTTAATGGAACGCGGAGGTGAGTCCTTTGAACTTCCCAGATCTTACAAAAACGGTAACGGAGTGTTAACGGAAAACAATAGTAATAATTTATTGTATGATGATTCTGACGAAGATGACCACGATGATAGTGATAGTGAGATTCCGGTCGCGCAGCCAATAAGTAATTATGACGTCATAATTGATGCATTGCCGTCGGGGATTGTTAATGATTTGCATGAAATAGCGAAGAGAATGGTGGTTTCGGGGTATCGTAAGGAGTGTTTACACGTGTATGGTAGTTGCCGTAGGGAGTTTTTGGAGGAAAGCATGTCGAGGTTAGGGTTAGGGAAACTGAGCAATGAAGAAGTGCAAAGGATGCAATGGAATGAATTGGAGGTTGAAATTGATAAGTGGATTAAAGCGGCGAATGTTTCGCTTCGGATTTTGTTTCCGAGCGAGAGGAGGTTGTGTGATCGTGTGTTTTATGGGTTTGGTTCGGTGAATGACTCGTCGTTTATGGAGGTTTGTAGGGGGGCGGTGGTGCAGATATTGAATTTCGCAGATGCAGTTGCGATTGGGAGTAGGTCTCCGGAGAGGTTGTTTATGGTTTTGGATTTGTTTGAGACAATGAGGGATTTGATGCCCGAGTTCGAGTATAATTTTAGTGATCAGTATTGTTTGGTTCTTAGGAATGATGCATTGGGGTTATGGAAGAGGTTAAGGGAGGCAATAAGGGGGATTTTTATGGAATTGGAGAATTTGATTAGGCGGGATCCTGCCAAAGCTCCAGTGCCTCATGGAGGGCTTCATCCAATCACGAGATATGTGATGAATTATTTACGTGCTGCGTGTGGGTCTAGAGAGTCGCTAGAGCTGGTTTTTGAGGAGAGTGTGAGTGTTGTTCCGTCAAAGGATTCTACTTCATCTTCCTTGTCGGTTCAAATGGAGTGGATTATGGAGTTGTTGGAGAGTAATTTGGAAGTGAAGGCGAAGATTTACGGGGACGCTGCGTTGTGCTCTGTTTTCTTGATGAATAATGGGAGGTACATTGTGCAAAAAGTGAAGGATAGCGAATTGGGTTCGCTGCTTGGGGATGATTGGATAAGGAAACATACTGCAAAAATCAAGCAATACATTTCGAGTTATCAGAGAAGCACGTGGAACAAACTCCTGGGGGTGTTGAGAGCAGACTGCAGCCCTGTGGGTGCTAACGTCGGGGGAAAGTCCATGTCTATGAAAGACAGGATTAGGGCATTTAACTCGCAGTTTGAGGAAATTTATAAATCTCAATCTCGATGGATCATATTTGATGAGCAGCTAAGAAATGAGTTGCGGATCTCTTTGTCCAATCTAGTGCTGCCTGCTTATAGAAACTTTATTGCGATGCTTCAAAATGCTCCGGATGTGGGAAGGCATGCGGATAGGTATATTAAGTACAATCTGGAGGACATTGACACCCGGATAAATGAGTTGTTCCAGGGCGGGAATGGATCAGCTGGTGGCAGGAAATGA
- the LOC112325190 gene encoding PRA1 family protein B3, whose product MTSQALPISTTETTSSTTTTPTLTTLRTFLTRLFSSLRTTLSHRRPWLELVDRTAFSRPLSLSDATTRVRKNFSYFKINYLTILAIVLAFSLLSHPFSLLTLLSLVAAWLGLYTFRPSDQPLVVLGRTMSNREVLGILVLVTVIVVFLTSVGSLIITAVLVGVGIVCVHGAFRDPEDLFMDDQDTAGSTGLFSFIGGPSVGSNVIPLV is encoded by the coding sequence ATGACCTCCCAAGCTCTCCCGATCTCTACCACCGAAaccacctcctccaccaccacaacCCCAACCCTCACCACCCTCCGCACCTTCCTCACGCGCCTCTTCTCTTCCCTCCGCACTACCCTCTCCCACCGCCGTCCCTGGCTCGAACTCGTCGACCGCACCGCCTTCTCCcgccccctctccctctccgaCGCCACCACGCGAGTACGCAAAAACTTCTCctacttcaaaataaattacctGACCATCCTCGCAATCGTACTCGCTTTCTCCCTCCTTTCACACCCATTCTCCCTCCTCACCCTCCTCTCCCTCGTCGCCGCCTGGCTCGGTCTCTACACCTTCCGGCCGTCAGATCAGCCCCTGGTAGTCCTCGGCCGTACGATGTCGAACAGGGAGGTTTTGGGAATACTGGTTCTGGTGACGGTTATCGTTGTGTTCTTGACTAGCGTTGGGTCGTTGATTATAACGGCTGTTTTGGTTGGGGTAGGGATTGTGTGTGTGCACGGAGCATTTAGGGATCCTGAGGATTTGTTCATGGATGATCAAGATACTGCTGGGTCCACTGGTTTGTTCTCTTTTATTGGTGGACCATCTGTGGGATCCAATGTGATACCTCTAGTTTGA